The Panicum virgatum strain AP13 chromosome 5K, P.virgatum_v5, whole genome shotgun sequence genome has a window encoding:
- the LOC120706968 gene encoding uncharacterized protein LOC120706968 isoform X1 yields MAEKVVCVTGAGGFIASWIVKLLLERGYTVRGTLRDPETILLVGGGIGSEGLLFLFLPLCDGGRYSFNVYDACWRSRRWLMRLIHDLESFVDEEGGSSLVGVLVVGGQLLGGLPQCWGCCAEFQFVQGVPCKIPRMYALGRAWGKVTAEDRRTQAVNTGRARPRQGKATGPRFRF; encoded by the exons ATGGCAGAGAAGGTGGTGTGCGTGACGGGCGCCGGCGGCTTCATCGCGTCGTGGATCGTGAAGCTCCTGCTCGAGCGCGGCTACACCGTCCGCGGCACCCTCCGCGACCCAG AGACCATActcctcgtcggcggcggcatcggcagCGAGGGActgctcttcctcttcctccctctgtGTGACGGCGGCCGATACTCGTTCAATGTTTACGATGCGTGCTGGAGGTCCAGGCGTTGGCTCATGCGGCTTATCCATGATTTGGAGTCGTTCGTGGATGAGGAAGGTGGATCGTCGTTGGTCGGGGTGCTGGTCGTCGGCGGCCAACTGCTCGGAGGCTTGCCTCAGTGTTGGGGGTGTTGTGCTGAATTCCAgttcgtccagggtgttccatGTAAAATTCCAAGGATGTACGCGTTGGGGCGCGCGTGGGGCAAGGTCACGGCTGAGGACCGCAGGACGCAGGCGGTAAACACTGGCAGAGCGAGGCCGCGACAGGGTAAGGCCACCGGGCCGCGGTTTAGGTTTTAG